A segment of the Vagococcus hydrophili genome:
AATACAATTTCCATGATTATTAGTTTATTTTTAATTCATTGACTTATTTCTTTTTAGATGAAAAGAGATTGGACGCACCTCTTTTGACAACTTGAAAGAAACTTAGTGATTTCACAATTTTGTCAGCATCAACATACTCTCTGACTCCTCGAAGAAGTTTTTTAGGATCTTTAGCTGAAAAAGTAAACGTGCCATTTTTCTTTGTTTTAATCGCAAACCTTGGAATCCATTTACCTTTTAACATGACTGAAACGATAACTGTATCCACTTCTTCCCAAGGAATTTGAATAAATTTCTTCGCGTCACGCTCGTTAAAAAATTCAAATCCATTGTCACCGATCATGATTTTACCGTAATCTGTAAAGCCTAAAAAAGAAGTTGCATTCTCAACTAAATCGACCTTCGTATTGATTGATTCAACCATTCGTTCTACCTCTTTTCTCTTTAAAATGATAGCTTAATTATAGCATATTCATAAAAAAATAGTCTGAGCCAGTT
Coding sequences within it:
- a CDS encoding DUF956 family protein, with protein sequence MVESINTKVDLVENATSFLGFTDYGKIMIGDNGFEFFNERDAKKFIQIPWEEVDTVIVSVMLKGKWIPRFAIKTKKNGTFTFSAKDPKKLLRGVREYVDADKIVKSLSFFQVVKRGASNLFSSKKK